In uncultured Methanobacterium sp., a genomic segment contains:
- a CDS encoding phosphate ABC transporter substrate-binding protein, with product MDMKYIIGIIVAIIVIVGAYFVLAGGSSQEKITIVGSTSVQPVAEKLATEYMKTNPNVKITVQGGGSAVGIKSAQDGTASIGTSSKSLSANESTGLTQYEIGKDGIAIIVNNNNALNGLTLDQVKGIFNGSITNWNQVGGSDAQINVIVREDGSGTRDAVQDMVLGKLSNGTKVAFVKSAIVQSSTEAVQQAVAQDPNAVGFISFASVNNTKALQINNVAPSEATILDGTYKIQRPFLFLVKGDPKGAVKSFIDWVDGPEGQAIIKADKVVPTGKQVNSTS from the coding sequence ATGGACATGAAGTACATAATAGGAATAATAGTAGCAATAATTGTAATAGTCGGTGCTTATTTTGTCCTCGCTGGAGGTAGCAGCCAGGAAAAAATAACCATCGTTGGTTCTACATCTGTACAGCCTGTTGCTGAGAAATTAGCCACAGAATATATGAAAACGAATCCCAACGTGAAGATAACGGTTCAGGGTGGAGGTTCTGCTGTGGGTATTAAGAGTGCTCAGGATGGTACGGCGAGCATTGGAACCAGTTCCAAGTCTTTAAGCGCTAACGAATCCACGGGATTAACTCAATACGAAATAGGTAAAGATGGAATTGCCATCATTGTAAACAACAACAATGCCCTCAATGGATTAACCCTGGATCAGGTTAAAGGTATCTTCAATGGAAGCATAACCAACTGGAATCAGGTCGGTGGATCTGATGCTCAGATAAATGTCATTGTTCGTGAAGACGGTTCAGGTACTCGTGATGCAGTTCAGGACATGGTCCTGGGTAAATTATCCAACGGTACCAAAGTAGCGTTCGTAAAATCAGCTATTGTGCAGAGTTCAACCGAAGCAGTGCAGCAAGCTGTGGCTCAGGATCCCAACGCTGTTGGTTTCATATCCTTCGCTTCAGTGAATAACACCAAAGCCCTGCAGATAAACAACGTTGCACCTTCAGAAGCAACTATACTTGATGGTACCTACAAGATCCAGAGACCATTCCTGTTCCTGGTTAAAGGAGATCCAAAAGGAGCAGTTAAATCATTCATTGACTGGGTAGATGGACCTGAAGGTCAGGCCATTATAAAGGCGGATAAGGTAGTACCAACTGGTAAGCAGGTGAACAGTACCTCTTAA
- a CDS encoding metallophosphoesterase, which yields MGKKVIQISDVHFGDSTFSLELKSNLLVQLEDENPDLLIFAGDLTANGYAHEYEHALEFVDELKSITKTHIVPGNHDARNVGLVHFENMISERKFVHTDKNSNFTIIGLDSSEADVSHGQIGRDQMDWLKAELAKIPEDRAKVVTFHHHIIPIPQTGRERNILLDSGDLMHILTENGVDFVLNGHKHVPNVWMLNNMVVLNSGTATTGKLRGNGYASYNQLEIKDGEVFVNLVRTENGSKREIAHYSVGLMDESMVIHSYIHKSIHSV from the coding sequence ATGGGGAAAAAAGTAATTCAAATATCTGATGTGCATTTTGGGGACAGCACCTTCTCTTTGGAACTTAAATCAAACCTCCTGGTTCAGTTGGAGGATGAAAATCCTGATCTTTTAATATTTGCCGGGGATCTAACTGCCAATGGTTATGCTCATGAATATGAACATGCCCTGGAATTTGTTGATGAACTAAAATCCATCACCAAAACCCACATAGTTCCTGGAAACCATGATGCCCGTAACGTGGGTCTGGTTCATTTTGAAAACATGATCAGCGAGCGGAAATTTGTCCACACCGATAAAAACTCCAATTTCACCATTATTGGACTGGATTCATCAGAAGCCGATGTCAGTCACGGGCAGATTGGAAGGGATCAGATGGACTGGTTGAAAGCGGAACTGGCTAAAATACCAGAGGACCGAGCTAAAGTTGTCACATTCCACCATCACATAATACCCATCCCACAAACTGGGAGAGAAAGAAATATCTTGCTAGATTCAGGGGACCTTATGCATATTTTAACAGAAAATGGTGTTGATTTTGTTTTAAATGGCCATAAACATGTCCCCAACGTGTGGATGCTCAACAATATGGTGGTTTTAAACTCTGGAACTGCAACTACAGGTAAACTGCGTGGAAATGGCTATGCCAGTTACAATCAACTAGAAATTAAGGATGGAGAAGTATTTGTAAACCTGGTAAGGACTGAAAATGGGAGTAAAAGGGAGATAGCTCATTATTCTGTGGGATTAATGGATGAATCTATGGTGATCCATTCATATATCCATAAATCCATACATAGTGTATAA
- a CDS encoding citryl-CoA lyase yields MISEEVLKGMFQPRTTPWRTSITKVEPNRIITQGYPQEDLIGSISFPEMIHLLLKGVLPTKNQEQMLQAILVSFCDHGITPPSTQSARLMASAGSPVNACLAGGILAFGENHAGAIEIAMRMLQEGVKLSRNEDVTLETAQKLINYFTENEKKMPGFGHRYHKKDPRAPKLIELGRKYDCFKEHSQLAMHIQDQLSERKGIKMNIDGANAALLSDMGFDWRVGCGLFIVGRIPGLLAHIHEEKTQEKPFRKLMDVDTVNENELINQF; encoded by the coding sequence ATGATTAGTGAGGAAGTATTAAAGGGGATGTTCCAACCCAGAACCACACCCTGGAGAACATCCATTACCAAAGTGGAACCGAATAGGATTATCACCCAGGGATATCCCCAAGAAGATTTGATAGGAAGCATTTCATTTCCAGAAATGATACACCTCCTCTTAAAGGGAGTGCTTCCCACCAAAAATCAGGAACAAATGCTACAGGCCATACTGGTTTCCTTCTGCGATCATGGTATCACACCACCCAGTACTCAGTCAGCAAGGTTGATGGCATCCGCAGGATCTCCAGTAAATGCATGTCTGGCCGGAGGAATATTAGCTTTTGGTGAAAATCATGCAGGAGCCATTGAAATTGCCATGCGCATGTTACAGGAAGGTGTCAAACTATCCAGAAATGAGGATGTTACCCTGGAAACTGCACAGAAATTGATAAACTATTTCACTGAAAATGAAAAGAAGATGCCTGGATTTGGGCATAGATACCATAAAAAAGACCCCAGAGCACCGAAATTAATAGAACTAGGGCGAAAATATGATTGTTTCAAAGAACACAGCCAGTTAGCTATGCATATTCAGGATCAGTTAAGTGAAAGGAAGGGAATTAAAATGAACATTGACGGCGCCAATGCAGCACTACTTTCTGATATGGGCTTTGACTGGAGAGTTGGATGTGGTTTATTCATAGTGGGTAGAATTCCAGGCCTTTTAGCCCATATCCATGAGGAAAAAACTCAGGAAAAACCATTTCGAAAACTGATGGATGTTGATACAGTAAATGAAAATGAACTGATCAATCAATTTTAG
- a CDS encoding PhoU domain-containing protein, translating into MTNRAKNSTLKAVLEVILYDNPATQDEIADKLGLTRRYVTKLLQPLIKEGVVRRAYILDLKKFDEFSEMFDEEKTSREHAGTFLIKDMLRDMAKHICRQFDMSFEALLQYDSEMAEEALKLDYISNNMHEKVRSSVETVISINPYSEFSKTMVLGEVGYDLERIADHTCHIANFALEDSDPIDEEMMETLKSMYKTSRKMVNQSMEAFLDERLELKDKVMDYEERIHELQKKALNNIATQMAEDDVMDKDRSNYYLALSRVVKAFERIGDISIEIIDTAGEFYRNIPRTTTPERFRRMKP; encoded by the coding sequence ATGACGAATAGAGCAAAAAACAGTACTCTCAAGGCAGTTTTGGAAGTAATTTTATATGATAATCCTGCTACTCAAGATGAAATAGCAGATAAGTTGGGATTAACCCGTAGGTATGTAACTAAACTGTTACAACCTTTGATCAAAGAGGGAGTGGTCAGGAGGGCATATATTCTTGATCTTAAGAAGTTCGATGAATTTTCAGAAATGTTTGATGAGGAAAAAACTTCCCGTGAGCACGCTGGAACCTTCCTGATAAAGGACATGCTCCGGGACATGGCCAAACATATATGTCGCCAGTTTGACATGTCATTTGAAGCTTTACTCCAGTACGATTCCGAAATGGCTGAGGAAGCCCTGAAACTGGATTACATTTCTAACAACATGCACGAAAAGGTACGTTCATCTGTTGAAACCGTTATATCCATTAACCCATACTCAGAGTTCAGTAAAACCATGGTCCTGGGAGAAGTGGGGTACGACCTGGAACGTATTGCTGACCATACATGTCACATTGCCAACTTTGCCCTGGAAGACTCTGATCCAATTGATGAAGAAATGATGGAAACCTTAAAATCCATGTATAAAACTTCACGCAAAATGGTGAATCAATCTATGGAAGCATTTTTGGATGAGCGTCTGGAGCTTAAGGATAAGGTTATGGATTACGAGGAAAGGATCCATGAACTGCAGAAGAAGGCCTTAAACAACATTGCCACCCAGATGGCTGAGGATGATGTCATGGACAAAGATAGATCCAACTACTATCTCGCATTATCTCGTGTCGTAAAGGCGTTTGAACGTATTGGGGATATATCTATAGAGATAATTGACACTGCTGGTGAATTCTACCGTAACATACCTCGAACCACCACTCCTGAACGTTTCCGTAGGATGAAACCTTGA